A single window of Salvia splendens isolate huo1 chromosome 6, SspV2, whole genome shotgun sequence DNA harbors:
- the LOC121807292 gene encoding uncharacterized protein LOC121807292 produces the protein MRLSRFDSVVKRKDQKIRNKYKGKKKHKKLDAIYEKGYNKSHRGVHKVESSEFINEENEHELRRSTRVRKAPVLLDSSPLPPTKRRKVDNGVGSSVERVRRVDRAQCEMPCSSSSDGERDGWTPRLRSRQESGCSPGRGRGHSSLKGKRKLFQDLDRLRDEQEPQFLMKKEPLVGEKSTVVKSKRPGRIKASNVLENDNQDDDLEGESEDGKPKNRVKTLEVINKAEGAEGSSGESEDGKPKNRDKILEVINEAEGAERSSSESEDGKPKNRDKILEVINEAEVAEGLSLECRLECTTEIEIDCNMASQLAQGEETVIEEKTIEECNSNGNVETRVEQVEMEKLACDIVPGQVNATEFDCGSADQTKDDENPEKPLENDIDIKSEGRYNPPAVTNRKPKIKLGRRCGLCGGGTNGKPPKILLLEGAGSDNEVYSGSSASEEPNYDVCDGFGDQFGWLGKLLGPINDRFGIAGIWVHQQCAVWSPEVYFAGLGCLKNVRAALYRGRVLKCSRCRRPGATIGCRVDRCPKTYHLPCARAKSCIFDHRKFLIACTDHRHLFQPYGAHNAQRMKKLKAKKLKFELRKVANDSHRNDIEAEEKWLENRGEDEEFLKRESKRLQRDLWRIAPTYIGGANSEQDRQFAGWESVAGLQDVIQCMKEVVILPLLYPEFFNNLGLAPPRGVLLHGYPGTGKTLVVRALVGCCARGDRRIAYFARKGADCLGKYVGDAERQLRLLFQVAEKSQPSIIFFDEIDGLAPSRTKQQDQTHNSVVSTLLALMDGLKSRGSVIVIGATNRPDSVDPALRRPGRFDREIYFPLPSSEDREAILSLHTQKWPKPISGSLLKWVAKQTVGFAGADLQALCTQAAIFGLRRSFPLQNVLAAAGTNSSDRRCPVIPTFTVEEKDWLKALSCASPPCSRRESAFALNDVVSSPLKSHLVPCLLLPLTRLLVCLCLDERVWLPSHLKKACKLIKNVIVSILDERHVQSHNWWLQVDGLLQDVDVRNEIEKNLLLANLVGENNLHSSNGDDENTDERSEMFPSKSLCMGAHTALSQNISCVPSSKSGFQVLICGDPSSGQRHLASCLLHCFVGNVDVWKLDLASISHEGRGDMVHGLTHILMRSTGAHVSMLYMPMIDLWGIETSHEASEDERETSEVGNGMEYEFCPSAHPEGIESQTAARKASYLWTSFVEQVESIRVNSSLIILATAEVPFSLLPDRIRHFFGNEILNCIQSSPLGHKVPQFSVQLDGKFDHDKVISLFAAELTKDLAQYFIQSHHGENHIHMNSVDVEAYHKITDGGTGQVRHSKPCHVSSSFPGGLTNKTLKGKSSLHLAISTFGYQILYYPHFAELCWYTSKLKEGPFANAIGPWKGWPFNTCIVRPVNFTEDVAAASSSSNIRSKEFSLVRGLVAVGLSAYRGEYKSLREVFSEVRKVLEALVRIIDDKIQAGKDRTQFIRLLSQVAYLEDMVCSWANALHSLEVDAHIQEANAKVFVGPSEGDGCKIGDLKANNAHSSEVFEEGSQEVSPTDTGHCSPTDFGNECADAGDGVAVTAQEPSPIVATDNTCSHEHILEPTEVNLQSSKAEVLAPNGVNSESSKTEIAGDDHAELEHVPSIKPSNGFMEISSEFQAGPSVLGDKHSTLAGIGNQPNCLPNDNCILSRDTSENLGQSNINDNHSPVPRSSGSGSVAICFYQCCLECFATLSNLLLRVINVEWKSRGSQSTVEDVHDFVASLSANLHLSLSKILSQGEISCGLNGKECRKQSMCRTSQAEGIPDLNKSDKLLMVDCNNSHATCNGTSREEEKISKGIDCRFVFKDGVLANLDTGTDVSFHCKYEKLCLCFLIEWLVASKGSH, from the exons ATGCGATTATCGCGGTTTGACTCAGTTGTGAAGAGGAAAGATCAGAAGATTAGGAATAAGTATAAGGGGAAGAAGAAGCACAAGAAATTAGATGCAATTTATGAAAAAGGTTATAATAAGAGCCACAGAGGGGTCCATAAGGTGGAGTCAAGTGAGTTTATTAATGAAGAGAATGAACATGAACTCCGGAGGAGCACTAGGGTTCGTAAAGCGCCTGTGCTGCTTGATTCATCACCTCTTCCGCCTACAAAGCGGAGGAAGGTTGATAATGGTGTGGGTAGCAGTGTTGAGAGAGTTAGGAGAGTAGATAGGGCGCAATGTGAAATGCCATGCTCAAGTTCGAGTGATGGGGAAAGGGATGGTTGGACGCCAAGGTtgagatccaggcaagagagtGGATGTTCTCCTGGAAGAGGAAGGGGGCATTCGTCATTGAAGGGTAAAAGAAAGCTGTTTCAGGATCTTGATCGGTTACGGGATGAACAGGAACCTCAGTTTTTAATGAAGAAAGAGCCCTTGGTAGGTGAGAAATCAACGGTTGTTAAATCAAAGAGGCCAGGCAGAATTAAAGCATCAAATGTTTTGGAAAATGACAACCAGGATGATGATCTGGAAGGTGAGTCGGAGGATGGGAAGCCAAAGAACAGAGTCAAGACTTTAGAAGTGATAAATAAGGCAGAAGGTGCTGAAGGGTCATCAGGTGAGTCGGAGGATGGGAAACCAAAGAACAGAGACAAGATTTTAGAAGTGATAAATGAGGCTGAAGGGGCTGAAAGGTCATCAAGTGAGTCGGAGGATGGGAAACCAAAGAACAGAGACAAGATTTTAGAAGTGATAAATGAGGCAGAAGTGGCTGAAGGGTTATCTTTGGAGTGTAGGTTGGAGTGTACTACTGAAATTGAAATAGATTGCAATATGGCTTCACAGTTAGCCCAGGGAGAGGAGACTGTAATTGAAGAGAAGACAATAGAAGAATGCAACAGCAATGGGAACGTCGAGACAAGGGTTGAACAAGTGGAGATGGAAAAATTAGCATGTGATATTGTACCTGGCCAAGTAAATGCTACCGAGTTTGATTGTGGCTCTGCTGACCAAACAAAGGATGATGAGAATCCTGAAAAGCCTCTTGAAAATGATATTGATATTAAATCAGAAGGCCGATACAATCCTCCAGCTGTTACCAACAGAAAACCTAAAATAAAACTAGGAAGGCGCTGTGGTTTATGTGGGGGTGGGACGAATGGAAAGCCTCCAAAAATACTCTTACTTGAAGGTGCTGGCAGTGATAACGAGGTCTACAGTGGATCATCTGCATCAGAAGAACCTAATTATGATGTTTGCGATGGATTTGGTGATCAATTTGGATGGCTTGGAAAACTCCTAGGTCCTATTAATGATAGGTTTGGTATAGCAGGAATTTGGGTTCATCAGCAATGTGCTGTATGGAGTCCGGAG GTTTATTTTGCTGGACTTGGATGCTTGAAAAATGTGAGAGCTGCACTTTACAGAGGTAGGGTACTCAAATGCAGCCGCTGTAGGAGACCTGGAGCAACCATAGGGTGTCGTGTTGATAGATGTCCCAAAACTTACCACCTA CCATGCGCACGGGCCAAAAGTTGCATCTTTGATCATCGTAAATTTCTCATTGCCTGCACTGATCATCGCCATCTATTTCAACCATATGGAGCACATAATGCTCAGCGAATGAAGAAACTGAAGGCCAAAAAGCTGAAGTTTGAATTGCGGAAGGTTGCCAATGATTCACACCGTAATGATATTGAAGCTGAAGAAAAATGGTTAGAGAACCGTGGGGAGGATGAAGAATTCCTGAAGCGTGAGAGCAAGAGGCTTCAAAGGGATTTATGGAGAATAGCACCTACATATATTGGTGGTGCAAACTCTGAACAAGACAGACAATTTGCAGGTTGGGAATCTGTTGCTGGGTTGCAAGATGTGATTCAATGCATGAAAGAGGTTGTTATTTTACCTCTCTTGTACCCTGAATTTTTTAATAATCTAGGACTTGCACCTCCTAGGGGAGTTCTGTTGCATGGATATCCTGGAACCGGTAAGACATTAGTTGTGCGTGCACTAGTTGGTTGCTGTGCCCGGGGTGACAGGCGCATAGCATACTTTGCACGCAAAGGTGCAGACTGTCTTGGAAAATATGTTGGTGATGCTGAGCGCCAGCTACGACTATTGTTTCAAGTAGCTGAGAAATCTCAACCATCTATAATTTTCTTCGATGAGATAGACGGTTTAGCACCTTCTCGTACTAAGCAGCAAGATCAAACACATAATTCAGTTGTGTCCACATTGCTTGCCTTGATGGATGGCCTGAAATCTCGAGGTTCGGTTATCGTAATTGGTGCAACTAATCGTCCTGATTCAGTTGATCCAGCTTTAAGAAGGCCTGGGAGATTTGACCGGGAGATTTATTTTCCGCTGCCTTCTTCTGAGGATAGAGAAGCAATTCTTTCATTGCACACACAGAAGTGGCCTAAACCAATATCTGGATCCTTATTGAAGTGGGTGGCAAAGCAAACTGTAGGATTTGCTGGTGCTGATCTGCAGGCTCTTTGTACTCAAGCAGCTATATTTGGTCTAAGAAGGAGCTTCCCATTGCAAAATGTTCTAGCTGCAGCTGGAACTAATAGCTCTGACAGAAGATGCCCTGTTATTCCCACTTTTACTGTGGAGGAAAAAGATTGGTTAAAGGCTCTCTCATGTGCATCGCCACCATGTTCTCGAAGAGAAAGTGCATTTGCTCTTAATGATGTGGTTTCTTCACCTCTTAAATCTCATCTTGTTCCATGCCTTCTCCTGCCTCTGACAAGGCTACTGGTTTGCCTGTGTCTGGATGAGCGTGTCTGGTTGCCGTCTCACCTTAAAAAGGCTTGCAAATTGATTAAAAATGTAATTGTTTCAATCTTAGATGAGCGGCACGTGCAGAGTCATAATTGGTGGTTGCAAGTTGATGGTTTGCTTCAGGATGTGGATGTTAGAAATGAGATTGAGAAGAACCTTTTGCTTGCTAACCTGGTTGGAGAGAACAACTTACACAGTTCTAATGGGGATGATGAAAACACTGACGAACGTTCTGAAATGTTCCCATCCAAATCTCTGTGTATGGGTGCCCACACAGCTTTGTCTCAAAATATATCTTGTGTACCATCCAGTAAATCAGGATTCCAAGTTTTGATTTGTGGGGATCCTAGTTCTGGTCAGAGGCATCTTGCTTCATGTCTTCTCCACTGTTTTGTTGGCAATGTTGATGTATGGAAACTTGATTTGGCTAGTATCTCACATGAAGGACGTGGAGACATGGTTCATGGGCTAACACATATACTGA TGAGATCTACCGGGGCACATGTTAGCATGCTTTATATGCCAATGATCGATTTGTGGGGTATTGAGACAAGTCATGAAGCTTCTGAAGATGAGCGTGAAACATCTGAGGTTGGCAATGGCATGGAATATGAATTCTGCCCAAGTGCTCATCCAGAGGGTATCGAGTCTCAAACTGCTGCGAGGAAGGCCTCATACCTTTGGACCTCTTTCGTCGAGCAAGTGGAGTCTATACGCGTAAATAGCTCCTTGATAATACTC GCTACAGCAGAAGTACCATTTTCTTTGCTTCCTGATAGAATAAGGCATTTCTTTGGGAATGAGATATTGAATTGCATCCAATCGAGTCCATTGGGGCATAAGGTGCCACAGTTCTCTGTGCAGCTTGATGGGAAATTTGACCATGATAAGGTGATTAGCTTATTTGCCGCTGAGTTGACCAAGGATTTGGCACAGTATTTTATTCAATCACATCATGGTGAAAATCATATACACATGAATTCAGTTGATGTGGAAGCTTATCATAAGATAACTGATGGTGGTACTGGTCAAGTTCGTCATAGCAAACCATGCCATGTGAGTTCCTCCTTTCCAGGTGGTTTGACAAATAAAACTTTGAAAGGAAAATCAAGCTTGCATTTGGCAATATCAACATTCGGCTATCAGATTCTCTATTATCCTCATTTTGCTGAACTTTGCTGGTATACATCCAAGTTGAAAGAAGGTCCTTTTGCCAATGCCATTGGACCCTGGAAAGGCTGGCCCTTCAACACCTGTATTGTTCGTCCTGTCAACTTCACGGAGGATGTCGCTGCTGCTTCTAGTTCTAGTAATATTAGGAGCAAAGAGTTTAGTTTAGTTCGAGGACTAGTTGCTGTAGGGTTATCAGCATATAGAGGTGAATACAAATCACTAAGGGAAGTTTTCTCTGAGGTTCGAAAGGTTTTGGAAGCTCTAGTTCGAATAATTGATGACAAAATTCAAGCTGGGAAAGACAGAACCCAGTTCATTCGTCTTCTATCACAAGTGGCTTATCTTGAGGACATGGTTTGCAGTTGGGCAAACGCATTACATAG TCTAGAGGTTGATGCTCATATTCAGGAGGCAAATGCCAAAGTTTTTGTGGGACCATCTGAAGGTGACGGCTGCAAGATAGGTGATCTGAaagcaaataatgcacacagttcAGAAGTGTTCGAGGAAGGCTCCCAGGAAGTTAGTCCCACAGACACTGGACATTGTAGTCCAACTGATTTTGGCAATGAATGTGCAGATGCAGGTGACGGAGTCGCTGTCACTGCTCAAGAGCCTTCCCCTATAGTTGCCACAGATAATACTTGCTCTCATGAACACATCTTAGAGCCAACCGAAGTTAACTTACAGTCTTCTAAGGCAGAAGTCTTAGCACCGAATGGAGTTAATTCAGAGTCTTCTAAGACAGAAATTGCTGGAGATGATCATGCAGAACTAGAGCACGTTCCATCTATCAAACCTTCCAATGGTTTCATGGAGATTAGTTCAGAATTTCAAGCTGGTCCCTCCGTTTTAGGCGATAAGCATTCTACTCTTGCAGGAATTGGCAACCAGCCGAATTGCCTCCCAAATGATAATTGCATTCTGTCCAGAGATACCAGTGAAAACTTAGGTCAAAGTAATATCAACGATAACCATTCACCAGTGCCTAGAAGTTCTGGAAGTGGTTCGGTTGCTATATGCTTTTACCAGTGCTGTCTGGAGTGCTTTGCCACCCTAAGTAACTTACTACTGAGGGTTATCAATGTCGAGTGGAAAAGTAGAGGAAGTCAATCAACCGTAGAGGATGTTCACGATTTTGTTGCCTCTTTATCTGCAAATCTTCATTTATCGCTAAGCAAAATATTAAGCCAAGGTGAAATCTCTTGTGGCTTGAATGGCAAAGAATGTAGAAAACAATCTATGTGCCGGACATCGCAGGCTGAAGGCATACCAGATCTCAACAAGTCAGACAAACTCTTGATGGTGGATTGTAATAACAGTCACGCAACGTGCAATGGCACGAGCAGGGAGGAGGAGAAGATTTCTAAAGGGATCGATTGTAGATTTGTTTTCAAGGATGGAGTGCTGGCTAATTTAGACACAGGTACTGATGTTTCTTTTCACTGTAAATATGAGAAATTATGCCTTTGTTTTCTTATCGAGTGGTTGGTAGCTAGCAAGGGTTCACATTAA